In the bacterium genome, one interval contains:
- the paaI gene encoding hydroxyphenylacetyl-CoA thioesterase PaaI has translation MLKKPTAQQIAEAARDAMWSQDRASRALGMEVLDVGPGRARLRMAVRPEMCNGHLICHGGMIFTLADSAFAFACNSHNRVTVANNCSIAFIAAAREGDILIAEAVERHRGTRSGVYDVTVSDQTGKLVAVFRGHSTQIKGELVPGLTTGGS, from the coding sequence ATGCTCAAGAAGCCGACCGCGCAACAGATCGCCGAAGCCGCCCGCGACGCCATGTGGTCGCAGGACCGGGCAAGTCGTGCGCTCGGCATGGAAGTTCTCGATGTCGGCCCGGGCCGCGCCAGGCTCCGCATGGCGGTGCGACCCGAGATGTGCAACGGCCACCTCATCTGCCACGGTGGGATGATTTTCACGCTCGCCGATTCGGCCTTTGCCTTCGCGTGCAACTCGCACAACCGGGTGACGGTGGCGAACAACTGCTCGATCGCGTTCATCGCCGCGGCCCGCGAGGGCGACATCCTCATCGCCGAAGCCGTTGAGCGCCACCGCGGCACAAGGTCGGGCGTGTACGATGTGACGGTGTCCGATCAGACCGGCAAGCTCGTCGCCGTATTCCGCGGTCACTCCACCCAGATCAAGGGCGAACTGGTGCCGGGGCTCACGACCGGCGGCTCGTAG
- a CDS encoding Xaa-Pro peptidase family protein has product MAGATQRVQEEVQRREAVAAIAAAPESVRHLAGVYFASQIMIRRRFAFVIVPASGDPILLVQAVLENTARSRGTIPEVATYITGPVEALAALLEDRGLRRGALLLETDFLPAADARHLASLLAGARIEDAGDLFREARYSRLPHEVEQHRAYSRAAERAIQIAFTLAAGGGMTERQVYARMQDAMLTLGGGVIPFLTLASGAERTLDVHAHPTDRVIQAGDLLRVDLVGFFSGIYTDMARTVVVGRGTPAQRDLYRKVRAVQREVIDLVKPGVPAEEVYEGFLERAKRHGLSFVYRYVGHSTGYDVVEEPVITPGTTARLLPGMVLCVEVMDRVPGVGSVHLEDMLLLTDAGPRVWTDIMAADELPEIA; this is encoded by the coding sequence ATGGCGGGTGCGACCCAAAGGGTCCAAGAGGAAGTGCAGCGGCGAGAGGCGGTGGCGGCGATCGCGGCTGCTCCGGAGAGCGTGCGCCACCTCGCGGGGGTGTACTTCGCCAGCCAGATCATGATCCGCCGGCGGTTCGCGTTTGTCATCGTCCCCGCGAGCGGAGACCCGATCCTGCTCGTGCAGGCTGTCCTTGAAAATACTGCACGATCCCGCGGGACCATACCGGAGGTGGCCACCTACATCACCGGTCCGGTGGAGGCTCTTGCCGCCCTCCTCGAGGACCGCGGTCTTCGCCGGGGGGCGCTGCTGCTCGAGACGGATTTTCTCCCCGCCGCCGACGCCCGGCACCTCGCCTCGCTGCTCGCCGGCGCTCGGATCGAGGACGCCGGGGACTTGTTTCGGGAGGCTCGGTACTCCCGCCTGCCTCACGAGGTGGAACAGCACCGCGCTTACAGCCGTGCGGCGGAACGCGCCATTCAGATAGCATTCACGCTGGCCGCCGGTGGGGGCATGACGGAGCGACAAGTCTACGCCCGAATGCAGGACGCGATGCTGACCCTGGGAGGCGGCGTCATTCCCTTCCTCACGTTGGCCTCGGGGGCTGAGCGGACGCTGGACGTGCACGCGCACCCGACGGATCGGGTGATCCAGGCCGGCGATCTGCTGCGGGTCGACCTGGTTGGATTCTTTTCCGGGATCTACACAGACATGGCCCGGACGGTAGTCGTCGGACGCGGCACGCCTGCTCAGCGGGACCTGTATCGAAAAGTGCGTGCCGTGCAGCGAGAAGTCATCGACCTCGTGAAGCCCGGGGTGCCGGCCGAAGAGGTCTATGAGGGATTCCTCGAGCGGGCCAAACGCCACGGGCTGTCCTTTGTCTATCGCTACGTCGGCCACAGCACCGGGTACGATGTCGTCGAGGAGCCGGTCATCACGCCCGGCACAACGGCCCGCCTCCTCCCCGGGATGGTCCTCTGCGTCGAAGTCATGGACCGGGTGCCGGGCGTGGGATCGGTCCACCTCGAGGACATGTTGCTGCTCACCGACGCCGGCCCGCGGGTCTGGACCGATATCATGGCAGCAGACGAACTTCCTGAGATAGCGTAA